A genomic region of Anopheles coustani chromosome 3, idAnoCousDA_361_x.2, whole genome shotgun sequence contains the following coding sequences:
- the LOC131272659 gene encoding survival motor neuron protein encodes MSTSGKKAQTQSAPEAAVESVSVPLAGTMGRDDIWDDSIIIKKYDSSLALIKEEVAKRLAMNTNRKVSDEIAGTSGNSSNRKYLKMETDSNGDAAGGSPEREEKGTREISEQDHPNTLPGTFEIGDYVRATYDDGVDYEAKIIGFGSHGDCQIRYVGYNNEQTVLLDELLPSWGRKARRQQRVEAAEAEAAAADSQMDVSDDERFTKQASKIKINFAPNFSRAHSGMSAAGMAAGMGMGGRAGMMGPSGSTAHMIPPPPPMPPMLEDADDVESENLSAMLMSWYMSGYYTGLYHGQRMSQQQQQHQQHSQQAQQQKRARQS; translated from the exons ATGAGCACTAGTGGTAAAAAAGCG CAAACGCAAAGTGCCCCGGAAGCTGCCGTAGAATCGGTATCGGTCCCGCTAGCTGGCACGATGGGCCGAGATGATATTTGGGATGATAGTATTATTATCAAAAAGTACGATTCCTCGCTGGCGCTAATAAAGGAGGAAGTGGCGAAGCGGCTGGCAATGAATACTAACCGAAAAGTTTCGGACGAAATCGCAGGCACCAGCGGCAACAGCAGTAACCGCAAGTACCTGAAGATGGAAACTGATTCAAATGGCGATGCAGCAGGAGGCTCACCGGAACGCGAAGAAAAGGGCACAAGAGAGATATCTGAGCAGGATCATCCAAACACCCTACCGGGCACGTTCGAGATTGGTGATTATGTGCGGGCAACTTATGATGACGGAGTGGATTATGAGGCTAAAATCATCGGTTTTGGAAGTCACGGCGATTGTCAGATCCGATACGTTGGTTACAACAATGAACAGACCGTTCTGCTCGATGAACTGCTCCCGTCCTGGGGCCGGAAGGCACGTCGGCAACAACGTGTCGAAGCTGCCGAAGCGGAAGCAGCCGCCGCCGATTCGCAGATGGATGTTAGCGACGACGAGCGGTTCACGAAGCAGGCCAGCAAGATTAAGATCAACTTCGCACCGAACTTTAGTCGAGCGCATTCGGGAATGTCGGCAGCAGGTATGGCGGCCGGGATGGGCATGGGTGGTCGTGCGGGCATGATGGGTCCCTCGGGATCGACTGCACATAtgattccaccaccaccaccgatgcCTCCAATGCTGGAAGATGCGGATGACGTCGAATCCGAGAATCTCTCCGCGATGCTCATGTCGTGGTACATGAGCGGATACTACACCGGACTCTATCACGGTCAACGAATgtcacagcaacag